TCAAGATTTACCTCTTCGGTTTTACTAGTCGCTTTATAATCGACTACTATCAGTTCCTTTTCTCCTTTATTATTCTGCCACACGTCATCAACCCCACCAAAAACTATAAAATTAGTGGACTTGTGGAAAGTCTCGACTCCTTTAAAAGCATCTCTCCATGTATCCATATCTTTGTGTTCAAAAGGTACAGCGTCTACTCCATAACTATCCATGAGTGGATGCGGAGTTCCTTGTTTTCGATGCATATCGAATTCTCTTTTTAGCAAAGTGTCGACCGCGCTGTTCAAGTTAAATGGAAAACCCTGTGGTCTCGATACCCCCAGCCTCCTATCCAAATAAAAACACTTCGGGCATTCTATGAAGAGATCTATTTTTGAACGACTTATCCTGAAAGGCTCGCTCGAACGTGGGTCGTATAATTTTTTTCTATAAAAAGCCATAATTAATTATGAATCTCCGCTATCTCTTTGACCATCTTCTTCACTTTCTCTGTGTGTATGCCTACATCGATTGCGAGCTGCGGGTCAAGGGCTACAGTTTTGCATAATACTATACCAGCGCCCAAAAGCATTTGTTTTTCGACGTTTGAAATGCTGTGTAGACAAGTAATCGGGTGGAGACCAGCGTGTTCCACCAGATCTTGCAAGTTGCCTTCCTTCGGGTAATTCCAACCTATTAATTTCATGTTTTTGCATTCAGCAAAATGTATGGCCTGTACTGAGAATTTGGTATTGGTTACCAACCAGCTTTCATCCACTTTTCTTTTACCGCCATAATCGAAATATATATTTTCTAAGTCATCGAAACGCTCTTTTATATAAAGCACTACTTTTACATCCGATTTTATACCGAGTTCATTGTGAAATTTGGCTTCAACAATAATAAGCTTATTTTCATTCC
This window of the Candidatus Paceibacterota bacterium genome carries:
- a CDS encoding PD-(D/E)XK nuclease family protein, yielding MAFYRKKLYDPRSSEPFRISRSKIDLFIECPKCFYLDRRLGVSRPQGFPFNLNSAVDTLLKREFDMHRKQGTPHPLMDSYGVDAVPFEHKDMDTWRDAFKGVETFHKSTNFIVFGGVDDVWQNNKGEKELIVVDYKATSKTEEVNLDAEWQNGYKRQMEVYQWLFRQNNFKVSDTGYFVYANGKRDREAFDGKLEFDIKLIPYTGSDSWIPETLTDMKACLDSESTPRKSPNCEYCAYIESVNNT
- a CDS encoding restriction endonuclease — its product is MKKEVEIIKSTGERQLFDSEKLTASLMRAKATPDLAEKITKDIEAELHDGMSTKEIYSHAFDMLARQMKHVAVKYSLRKAIMELGPSGFPFERFVAEIFKSKGYQTETDVELLGECIPHEVDVVAWNENKLIIVEAKFHNELGIKSDVKVVLYIKERFDDLENIYFDYGGKRKVDESWLVTNTKFSVQAIHFAECKNMKLIGWNYPKEGNLQDLVEHAGLHPITCLHSISNVEKQMLLGAGIVLCKTVALDPQLAIDVGIHTEKVKKMVKEIAEIHN